CGACTTCGACGAGACGGTCCACGGCCCCTGGGAGTGGGACCTCAAGCGGCTCGCCGCCTCGCTCGTGCTCGCCGGGCGCGAGGCGGGCGCGGACGAGGACACCTGCCGCAGGGCGGCGCACGATGCGGTGGGCGCCTACCGCCGCACCATGCGGTTGCTCGCCAAGCTCCCGGTCCTCGACGCGTGGAACGCCATCGCGGACGAGGAGCTCGTCTCCCACACCGACGCCCACGACCTGCTCGGCACACTGGAGCGGGTCTCCGAGAAGGCGCGGGCCAACACCAGCGGACGCTTCGCGGCGAAGTCGACGGAGCCGACCGAGGACGGCGGGCGCCGCTTCGTCGACGCCCCACCGGTGCTGTGGCGCGTTCCGGACGCCGAGGCGGCCACGGTGGCCGCGTCTTTGGAGGAGTACCTGACCTCGCTCTCCGAGGACCGCCTTCCGCTGCTGGCCCGCCACACGGTGCACGACGTGGCGTTCCGCGTCGTCGGCACGGGCAGCGTCGGTACACGGTCGTACGTCGTGCTGCTCCTGGACCACCGGGGCGAACCGCTCGTCCTCCAGGTCAAGGAGGCCCGCCCCTCGGCACTGGTGCCGCATCTGGTCAGCGCCGGATTCGAGGTGCCGGACGTGGCGCACGAGGGCCGGCGCGTGGTCATGGGCCAGAAGCGCATGCAGGTGGTCAGCGACATCCTGCTGGGCTGGACCACGGCTGACGGACGGCCCTTCCAGGTGCGGCAGTTCCGCAATCGCAAGGGCAGCGTCGATCCCGCGGCCCTGGCCGCCGACCAGATGGACGACTACGGCCGGATGACCGGCGCGCTCCTGGCCCGCGCCCACGCCCACAGTGCCGACCCGCGCCTGATCGCCGGCTACTGCGGCAAGAACGAGGAACTGGACGAGGCGATCGCCACCTTCGCCGTCTCCTACGCCGACCGGACCGAGGCGGACCATGCGGAGCTGCTGGCGGCGGTGCGATCGGGGCGGATCGCGGCGGAGGCGGGGGTGTGAGGGGGAGCAAGGGAGCCCGGGGCATGGCAGGCGTGCGGCCGGCGGATCAGGACGAAGTCGGTGTGCGCGGAGGTCCCCCTCGGTCGTGGCCTACGCTGGTCGGGTGACGACCCCGGAAGCTGAGCAGGGTGGTGTCGCCGGTGAGGGCCGGGTGACGCCACAGGGCGGTGTG
The nucleotide sequence above comes from Streptomyces sp. NL15-2K. Encoded proteins:
- a CDS encoding DUF2252 domain-containing protein, producing MTEVGAETAAETAAETVGAKGGAHRLPRVRGFAEWPAQGTPKEEGRALRLRVPREAHATLDLDGGRPDAVSAVEESSRGRIAELRPIRVGRMAATPFAFLRGAAGLMAYDLARTPMTRIRAQICGDAHAANFGLYADARGGLVIDLNDFDETVHGPWEWDLKRLAASLVLAGREAGADEDTCRRAAHDAVGAYRRTMRLLAKLPVLDAWNAIADEELVSHTDAHDLLGTLERVSEKARANTSGRFAAKSTEPTEDGGRRFVDAPPVLWRVPDAEAATVAASLEEYLTSLSEDRLPLLARHTVHDVAFRVVGTGSVGTRSYVVLLLDHRGEPLVLQVKEARPSALVPHLVSAGFEVPDVAHEGRRVVMGQKRMQVVSDILLGWTTADGRPFQVRQFRNRKGSVDPAALAADQMDDYGRMTGALLARAHAHSADPRLIAGYCGKNEELDEAIATFAVSYADRTEADHAELLAAVRSGRIAAEAGV